The following DNA comes from Nicotiana sylvestris chromosome 10, ASM39365v2, whole genome shotgun sequence.
GGatcttttggcaaaaaaaaattAGGTTCCTGACTTCCAAAAAAAAAGGGTAGACTCATGATGTACTTCATGGTGATGTAGTTGCTGGCATTTAATTATACTTGTATCATCCTTTTCATTATACATATGCAAAAAATCTCCTTACTATTGGCAAAATCCTGTGGTATTTATTTGGAAGCTAACAATctcctttgattttcttttcttttagacaAATGGAGCTCCATATCAGGCACGTTACAATAACTACAGAGGGCGTGGCGGAAGAGGAATGGGGGTAATCGATTATGTGCATATTTAAACCATTATAAACCTAGATCTGTGTAATTTATGGAATTATATTCATATTTATTCATATCTATATCTGATGTCTTAAAGTTAAATCTTTATATTCTTTGTAATAAGTTTCAGTCTGGAGTTATAAGTCCTTTTATGGCCGTAACAAATCTAAATCTGTCCCTTTCTGTGATGAATGGCCGAAAGGGGGTTAACCCAATATTTTTGCATTCAATTTAATCCTTAATAGTTGACTAAATGTTTGTGGTGTATATAATGCAAAGCTATGAATGCGTTGTTAGGAACTTTGTAAGCAGAGTATGTCTTAGAAGCTGATTTGCTAGTATTTATTAATTCTGGTCTAAGTTGCTCAGACTCTCTAAAAGTGCtccgcacccgtgtcggatcctccaaaaatgcactaaatttggaggatccgacacacaCCCAACAACATTTTTGAAGAGTCCGAGTAACATAGATTTTGGTCGTGTTACCGAACGTTTGAGTGTGCATGGCCATTACAAGTAACATAGGTAGGTTTGATTAAAAAAATACAATGAAGGTAGGTACATTATGACCAACTTTGTCTGATCGCTTGAGTTTCATTGTCATTTACCTCATTTTACAGTTGACGTAGCTGTTATAATCGTGAGATTTGTATGTGCCTTCAAGTTACTGCTACATTTATGAACATGTTCAGCTAGCTCCCATATATACATTTCTAGGACTGGGATTTGATATCAGTGTTTTTGACTTTGCCATTCAATATTTTTACGTGATCGTACACACATCCTTACACTGAAGGATGAATGTTAAGTCCATAAGTTGTGCCCTCCAAATGAATAATCTGACTCGTTGCTTAAATGAATATACTAAGGTTAATGTTACGGTATTGGAGCCGTCCTTTTGTTTTAATTAACTTTTGAATGCCTGAATTGTTTGGTTAGGCTTATGCTTTATAATAGATGACCTTTTCTTGGAGTAGTTAATGATGATAGATTGAATAACTTCCTCGTCAGGTTTCAAGACCAGTAACAAAATTTGAAGAGGATTTTGATTTTATGGCCATGAATGAGAAGTTCAAGAAAGACGAAGTGTGGGGTCATCTTGGCAAAAGTAACAGAGAAGGAGATGGAAATGGCAGCGACGAAGATATCTCTTTCAATGAATATGATGATGATCTTCCTAAGATTGATGTCAAGGTGGTTTAAATTTTCTTCGACCTCAATTCTTATGCATACCCCTTGTTCACGTATCTTGGACCTAGCTTTGTATTTATGTTTAAGATCTTTTCTTTCTGCAGCCTGTTTATAACAAGGATGATTTTTTCGACTCTTTGTCAAGTAATGCACTTGATAATGACCCAAATCATGGAAGGACCAGGTTCTCTGAGCAAAGGAAGATAGACGTTGAGGTATATCTGATTCTTATGCACTACTTTCCTGGCTATGGTTCTTTTTCAATGagctaatcttttttttttggtgggTGCAGACATTTGGAGACTTCTCAAGATACAGGGGTGGCCGTGGTGGTCGTGGTCCTGGACGTGGTGGACGTTCTCGAGGTTCGTATTATGGAAGAGGAGGATATGGAGGATACGGTGGAAATGGAGGATACGGTGGAAATGGAGGAAATGGGTATGGTTATGGTTATGGAGGTAGAGGCAGAGGCCGTGGTATGCCATCCCGTGCTTCATAAAAGCATTTGCTGTATTATCTCGAGCTTGAGCTAGAAGCAAATATCTCCCTCTTTTAGGCAGGATAGTGTTAGTACTATCCGATCCTGTAACGTTTGTGCATCTTGTTTACGTTTTAAGGAATAAATTCAGGCTGTAAAAGTATGTTCAATTTTCCTCCTTGTGCTAGAGCTCATCTTATCTAGCTGCTAATTATACAAGCACTATGGCTAGAGTCCTATTGTAGTCTGCTTGCCGATTGCAATGTGAAAATTTGGCACTTACCATTTTCCTTTAGTGATTTTCATGTACAATTCCAACTTTGAAGAAGGTTATTTACTTTTAAGAGATTTGTTTTTGAAATTGCAAATATTCTCATACGGATACAATTTCATAAACTTCATTTATTGTGAAATTCTTCTGCATTTAATAACGAAAGCTTGGTAATGTGTTATAGCAGTTCATTATGCAAATATATCCACAACTCCTGAAATAACAAATCCAAAAGGAACGAAACAAGTTCACACATTGACTAAAACCAAGCTAAAGAGACTGCTATCTTTTATCAAATTGGTAAAATGACGCCTGAAGCTGCAGTTCCTTCATTATACAAACATATTCACAAATCTAAAAGGAATGAAACAAGTAGCACACATTGACTAAAAACAAACTATAGAATAACTATGAAATTGGCAAAATGACTCCTGAAGCTTACAATTTGAAAGAACACTATTGAAAGAATGCAGCTACAATATGGTTACCGAGTTAAATGGCAACTAGCTAGTTCTATGATTAGTGAATCTGATcatcatttaaaccagcaatggACTTGAGTAGAAAGGTTTCAGAAAGTTAACAATTTGTAATAGCAGTTGTTTCCACTGAGTAGGATCTGATAGCCGTCACCACAGGGACACCTAAAATGCAGAACCAGAGAATTCCCCATTCTTTCCACCCACACAGCTTCCTCACACGACgcttcagtttcagtttcagtctCTGTCTCATTCTCCTATTTGTAAACAAGCAAACCCCATCAGTTAACAGaactaattctaagcaattaacagAAGTAATTCTAAGTGCTCAAAAGGTGAATCTCTTTTGCTCTGTTATGAACATTTAATAAAACAGCAAGACCTCATCACAGTAAACAAaacaaattctaagtatttaaaagGTGAGACTTTTTTGCTGTACTACGAAACATTAAATGAAACAGCGAGAATCCCATCAAAGTAAACAAGACTATTTATAAGTGATCAAATGGTGAATCTTTTTTTGCTCTATTATGAACATTATACAAAATATCAAGAACCCCATCACAGTAAACAAAACTAACTCTAAGTATTTAAAAGGTAAATCTTGTTTGAAAGGTAAACAAGACTTCTTTTCCTAAGAATCACATTTGACAGATGACTCCTATTGATTTATGTTTTACATGGACAAGGATTTAAATCACATTTTGTTCCATATCTGAAAATTTGTTTCTTAAGTTCAGAATTTTTATACAGAATATCTTAGAAACTCCGCCGCAAGGTACCTAATACGGAAACATCAGATAGCTCAAGTTCCTTAAATTATAAAGTCAGAGATCATTGTGAACCTCAAGAAAGTGTACTCAACAATGGTCTATATTTTATCAAACAATAGGATATCTGCTGTAGTTGCAAACACCACCAGCCTTTCAGAATGAAAGTAGTATAATATCTGTTGTGGTTAAAGAATAGATCCTATGGTCTCGAATACTAAAAATCTATTATCAGCGAAACTCTAAACTTCAACACATTCCAGTTCAACAAGCTCAAGTTCAATGTGTAAGAGTTACAGTTAATTTCTGCACTATGACATTTATTAGTACTGCAAACCATGAAAGAATACACAAAGATTTTAGAGACAAAAGTTTCAAACCTTTAAACTTTTGTTTTCTTCAGAGGAGGCTTTTTCTACTTGAGCATCTTCTTGAATCATAAGATCAAACCATTGTCTCATTTCTTTCATTCCTTGCTTCATTCTCTTTAGCCTCTGCAAATTACACCAAAGATAAAGTAAGATTCCCATTTCTGTGAATAAATTGAAATTGTaaaccaaaaagaagaattctcATTGAGATTGAAAACAAACAAACCATTGTAGCAGGAGATTCTGCATTGTTAACAACACCACTTGATTCTTGAACATTTTGTGACAAGCTACCTGTTCTTGCAAGTGCACTTTGAGTAGGTGATTTTCTCTGCAAATTTAAAATGAAGAAAGACAAATACATCCAAAAATTACTGACAAATTTTCGTGAACTCAAAAACCTAATAAAATTTtataaaaagaaagaagaaaaaaacccaAGTTTTAGAAACAAACCATAGCATTAAGAGATTCACCAAATTCTTGAACATTTTTTGGTGACCAGCTTGCTGTTCTTGACAGTGCACATTGTGTTGGAGGAGTAGTGGATTTCTGTTTGAAAATACCACAAAATAATaacgaaaaaaaaaaagcaacCCAACattaagaaaaagcaaaaaactTCTCGAAATTGAAAATGAAGAAAGCCAATACATCAAACTTGAGAGAACactcactcacacacacacacacacacaaaaacacatacacacacattcaAATCAAAGGGAAAATGCCCCCTTTTTAGGACCAAAGAGAAACAAAATTTCAAGAACTCAAAAAGccaataaacaaaaataaaaaataagaaagacCCAAGTTTAGAGACCAAACCAAAGCATTAAGAGATTCTGCAATATTGTTAAAAGCACCACCACCAAATTCTTGAACATTATTTGGCGACCAGCTAGCTGTTCTTGACAGTGCACATTGTGGTGGAGTAGTGGATTTCTGCAAatgaaaaaaaccaaaaaaaacatttaaaaaaaaaggcACCCAACTTTAagaaaaattaaactaaaatttcTGGAAATTGAAAATGAAGAAAGAAATGCATCAATTTTGAGAACACACATATTCAAACCAAAGGGAAAATACCCCAATATATAGGACCAAATAGAAACAAATTTTCAAGATATAAAAATcccaataaataaaaataaaaaagaagaaagaccCAAGTTTTAGAAACCAAACCAAAGCATTAGGAGATTCTCCATTTTTGCTAAAAGCGCCACCACCTAATTCTTGAATAGTATTTGGTGACCAGCTTGTTGTTCTTGCCAGTGGACTTTGAGTAGTAGCTGATTTTCTCTTATTAGAACCAGAGCCAGAAAATCCAGTCGGATCAGATAAAGTACGATAAAGTGGTGTAGGAAACTGCGCTGGCACTAACGGCGGTTTTGCCGGAGACGGTGAAGGTGACGGAGTTCTTGAATTTCCGATCAGCTGAGGTTTCAAAAAAGTAGAATTAGATTCTTGGTAGTTGTAATTTGGAAGTGGGAGTTTGGTGAACCCTTCGAGGATATGGTAGTGGTTGTTGGTGTCGCCGGCGGAGGTGGAAATGGGTGGTGGTGGTAGAGGGGTGGTATCAGTGGCGGTTCTTTTAGGGAACGGTTCTTCAAGAGATGAAGTGTAGTTACAGTTTGAATATCTTGTTGTTTTTGTAGTGGAGCCGCCGTAAAGTGTGGTTTTTTCAGGTGATGGGTCGCCGGCGAGTTGTTGTTCGGTGGTGGGGTCAGCGGTGGAGCTGAGGTGGAGCATGGATAAGGGAGAATCAATTGGAGTTGAAAGGTCTTGCAGTTCTTGAAAACTCATTTCTCTTTGTGAAAACTGTATTAACTGAATTTGGAAGATTTAGGCGCGAGAGAATATTAGGCTACATTTTGGTTATTTATAGAgtacaactttttttttttggcttattCTACTTATTttgggggggtggggggtggtTAGACTGGACTCTAAATCTTGAATTTTTATATTCAAAATTTTATACTAACTACAGtaattttcttcttttgttcctttttatattttattGATTTCTCTTCATGCATATCCTTTTTTTAATGGTTtgatatatttatatattgtgTTTGTATATATCTTGAAATTGGCTGGCAATTTGACAATAGATTAGGGCTGTTTAAGGGGAGGGAATTTCCAGAAGCGATCTTGTCCCGGTCCGGTTGGGGTAGGGATGGGGGATTTAGGCAAAGGGAACGAGGAATGGGAGGGTACCGGAAAAAAAAATATCGGTAAAATCGGTCCGGTTGGTACCCTTAAGGTACCGAATCGGTATCGAACCAGTACCCTTAAGGTACCGAATCGGTATCGAACCAGTACCCTTAACGTTTATTTATTACCTTTAACTATCTTTACCTTTAGCCGacgattatttttaaaaaatcaacGTCGGCAATAGTAAAAAACGGCTGTTTTTGCCTTCATGACACCCCCTCTATCCCTAATTTATGTTTTTACCCCTAAGTTTGTGtgtatttaaatataatttttttttgaattttaatttaaaaataccaCTAAGTACCCTTATCGATCTCCTTAAGTACTCTTCCCCTAGGACCGGTACTGGTACTGGTACTGGTACGGTACCCTAAAGAATCTCTTTATCCTATATTTTTAATTCCCCTTAGCTCCAGTCCCCTTAAGGAATCCTCCCCTTACCGGTATCGCCCCTTTACCCAGTCCCCTTAAGtacccctccccctccccctatACACCTAGAATAGATTACCAAAAATGCATATCCTAGTGTTACAAGTCCTTAATTTGAAATAGATTAGTATCAATTAAATAAATGAGAGACCAATATTGATTGAGATAAAAATGAGTTGAATGTCATAATATACTCCAATTTGCCCAACTCAAAATTACTTCTCAAATTCAATGTTGTTACAAGGGTCAAAATGTGTTTCTCCCCTTACCCATTTATtcattctttattttattttcagatAGACAAATAAGAAACTATTTTAGTCAAATTAGAGAGTTGGAAACCAACCActgtgtaatataatatatattcttTTGGCAAGTGATTATTTCAAGAGCGGATTACATAAACCTCGATTAATTTTAACTCCTTTAATTTGAACACAATGAGCTAATTAATTTTGATACCTCTAATTTGAACACATAAATAAATGCTTTATATGTTACAAATTCTGGGAAGATTTTGGTGAGATAACAAAATGATACATTTTTTTTGGAACCCTAGGAAAATCTACAGCCGCTACAGTCTCTGCCCTTCGGGTGAGTATTCTGTATGCACTGGGTAAACCCTTCCACTGTGTAATTGCCTGTAAATCGCACTAGGCAAGCCCCTGTACTACAAGCTCGACCCAGAAGGCATTGAGGGGGGATCGATCCCAGATCATCTGAATGGATGACCGCCCTCCAAACCAACTGGGCCATCCCCGAAGGGATCAAAATGATACATTACCCCAGCATTTATAGTGAAATTCTACTacattttatttcaaacttatataGAAAAGCTTGGATAATACATTTCTAGGAAAAGAAAGGCGAGATAAGAAAATGATACATCACTAAATGATCAACTGGATCTTATTGAAATTATATgaccatctcatctaaaagcGTATAAGCTATTAGAAAAAAATACagttttatttacttaattatgtttTCAACACGTCCCTCacatgacacatgaaaattctcTGCTCTGCTCTGGAAACGATCAACTTATTTTTTCGATATTCCTCGTCACGTGCGGACATGATTATTATTTATGGGCTAAACACGTGAAAATTCTCCGCCCGGAAAATTAATTTACTTGCAAGTAGCAACAAGGACCTTTCTAGGTGGAAGAGAAGGTCTTCTAGCATGAAGTGTAGCAAAATTATCAAGGAAGAGAACATCATTCTTTTGCCATTTGAATTGTatgctttcttcttcaattatctCTTCACATCTTTTTACAAAATTTTCTGGTATTTCTGTTCCATCAAACATCATAGCTGAGCTTATGTCTTTGCCATACATTCCTACCAATGTGTTGAACCACATCTTTCTTCCCTTTCTTCCTTCAAAAACCCTAGTTAAATATCGCGGTCCTAAGATTGTTTTTACACCTCCATTTGGTAGCCATTCCATCTCCATTCCAAGTGCTTTCGCCCTGTAACGAGTATTTTTCATCAAGATTGTAGTTATataggtcacgagttcgagccgtggaagcagTAACTAACGATAGAAAATATATAAAACTTATAATGCTAAGGAAACTAAGTTTACATAATATTAATTACCTTGTTTCAGCTTCAGCAGGATCAGAAGTTCCAAAAGCATCTTCCCAACCTCTACCTCTCATTGAAGCTTTATCATTCTTACTTGGAGCAGTGAATGTGTATTTCAATcctttcttttctatttcttcaacaatttctggGAATTCTTCTATCATTCTTTCTGTTACTCTGAAACTTGGTACAAATGGTGTCTCTCCACCTTCTGGTGGTGGTATTTCACAATACAATATCACTTTCTTTGGAAATTCCTTTATCTAATAAAGCATGCcacagaaaaaaaaaagtttgttcTAATTAATCAGATTTTATAACTTATATATACTGATAGTAAAAAAAAGATGTTTACACTATAAGTATAATTTAACATGTTGTTGCACAATCGACTGCCTTATTTTTACCTGAATAGTCTCACTTAGTATTGATAATTACTTGTAGTTATCTTTTAGATGGTACAATAGTATAAAAAATCTTTTTACAGTCTAAACTCTTCGAGGTCATTTGGTTGGAAAGAAGTTATCTCAGGATTAATTATTTCGGGATAAGTTATTCCACCTTTCCATTGAGATAAAAAACGCTACAATCCCGAAATTAATTATATCGTAATTGTCTCCCAATCAAACATGGGATAAACTCTTCTTAAATTTAATCTCAGGATTAATTATTCCTTATCTCTCATACCAAATGAGCCATTAGGGATCGTTTGGTATGATGGATAAACAATAAAACATCCTGGGTAAAAACTTAGTACCGTCTTATCCCTTGTTTGGTTATTAATCTTGGGATAAGTTACCCTAGGATTAAAAATAGTACCAAGATAACTTATTCCTTCCAGAAAGTGGAATAGTAATCCTAGGATAAACAGTAAAATTGATAATTTTTTCAcgattaatacaacataccaaacaagtGAATAAGAAATAATCACAGGataactaatcccagcataacttgtTTTCAAACCAAACGAGCCCTTAGTGTTTCAGTTATCGAGTATTAATCAGCAAGCGATTAAGGCCGAGAGATGAAAGAATAATCTAGATAAATACTCTTACAATTAAAAGACATATAATACGAAGTAAAAtgagcaaaattttgagaagaaaaTACTTACAAGGACCATCTCGTGATGAAAATATATGAATTCAGAAAGAGGTCCTTCATTAGCAGTCCA
Coding sequences within:
- the LOC104230917 gene encoding uncharacterized protein PB18E9.04c, translated to MSFQELQDLSTPIDSPLSMLHLSSTADPTTEQQLAGDPSPEKTTLYGGSTTKTTRYSNCNYTSSLEEPFPKRTATDTTPLPPPPISTSAGDTNNHYHILEGFTKLPLPNYNYQESNSTFLKPQLIGNSRTPSPSPSPAKPPLVPAQFPTPLYRTLSDPTGFSGSGSNKRKSATTQSPLARTTSWSPNTIQELGGGAFSKNGESPNALKSTTPPQCALSRTASWSPNNVQEFGGGAFNNIAESLNALKSTTPPTQCALSRTASWSPKNVQEFGESLNAMRKSPTQSALARTGSLSQNVQESSGVVNNAESPATMRLKRMKQGMKEMRQWFDLMIQEDAQVEKASSEENKSLKENETETETETEASCEEAVWVERMGNSLVLHFRCPCGDGYQILLSGNNCYYKLLTF
- the LOC104230942 gene encoding clavaminate synthase-like protein At3g21360 encodes the protein MPLVLNPIEPNKNDIKSLLKSLESNKEWFDNMITKNSAVLLRGFDVNNAQNFNDIVEIFGWEDIRYVGPAPRTHIYKRVWTANEGPLSEFIYFHHEMVLIKEFPKKVILYCEIPPPEGGETPFVPSFRVTERMIEEFPEIVEEIEKKGLKYTFTAPSKNDKASMRGRGWEDAFGTSDPAEAETRAKALGMEMEWLPNGGVKTILGPRYLTRVFEGRKGRKMWFNTLVGMYGKDISSAMMFDGTEIPENFVKRCEEIIEEESIQFKWQKNDVLFLDNFATLHARRPSLPPRKVLVATCK